One stretch of Phaeodactylum tricornutum CCAP 1055/1 chromosome 9, whole genome shotgun sequence DNA includes these proteins:
- a CDS encoding predicted protein yields MGCGASTEAAASATPVPTTKTTVSASASRNLPSPTSKTDDSKRESAGDVTGEECSSELEKIRVEAPHERVTADLSSVPPPSSSKAVAVEPSAAGPKETSDLSSVADSVQGTVVTSNTTTQLMDVAEATSLGSIVKNATFPETEVPIESPAAPLIVDEEKTESAEKLAPGSDSVSLQADEFLPVEQAVELKVEEPVIETESMNEQSDSSQSRTKQVGVVEDQGDEIARVNVNVDGEVENKERTVAPLTDKEDEGSNSLKGESKEDIVDSTVDSQNTSENLASIDNDQSESTGADDGPNEISAQGTVTPAESDGSTLGAGKKKKKKNNKKKGKKK; encoded by the exons ATGGGTTGCGGTGCATCGACAGAGGCGGCAGCGTCCGCTACTCCGGTACCTACGACCAAGACTACTGTCTCGGCCAGTGCGTCCCGCAATCTTCCCTCGCCGACGAGTAAG ACGGATGACTCCAAACGTGAAAGCGCAGGCGACGTGACCGGGGAGGAGTGCTCCTCGGAGCTAGAAAAGATACGAGTAGAAGCTCCTCACGAACGGGTTACGGCCGACCTTTCGTCGGTACCCCCGCCGTCGTCATCGAAGGCGGTCGCGGTGGAGCCAAGCGCAGCTGGCCCAAAAGAGACATCGGATTTGTCCAGTGTTGCAGACTCTGTTCAAGGTACAGTCGTCACCTCCAATACAACCACTCAATTGATGGACGTAGCGGAAGCCACAAGTTTAGGATCAATCGTCAAGAACGCGACATTTCCCGAAACAGAAGTACCCATTGAAAGCCCTGCTGCCCCGTTGATCGTAGACGAGGAAAAAACTGAAAGCGCTGAGAAACTCGCCCCAGGTAGTGACAGTGTTTCGCTACAGGCAGATGAATTCTTGCCGGTGGAGCAAGCAGTGGAATTGAAGGTTGAGGAACCTGTCATAGAAACGGAGAGCATGAATGAACAATCGGACAGCAGCCAATCCAGAACAAAACAAGTAGGCGTCGTGGAGGATCAAGGAGACGAAATTGCCCGCGTGAACGTAAATGTCGACGGGGAAGTAGAAAACAAGGAGCGAACTGTTGCGCCTCTTACTGACAAGGAGGACGAAGGCTCGAACAGCTTGAAGGGAGAGAGCAAGGAAGACATAGTTGACAGTACGGTGGATAGCCAGAACACTTCCGAGAACCTGGCGTCAATTGATAATGACCAAAGCGAGAGTACTGGTGCCGATGACGGTCCGAACGAGATAAGTGCGCAAGGCACCGTGACTCCAGCCGAATCCGACGGATCAACTCTGGGCGccgggaaaaagaaaaagaagaaaaacaacaagaaaaagggcaaAAAGAAATGA
- a CDS encoding predicted protein, translating to MQCFIVVNAGSSSLKLAILEEEKQLAGFSAEHLNSKESKITAFVSPSYKDTKYIANLNYEESLRQIFEIIKAEKKEVLRRITAVGHRIVHGGEHFTQAVVVDKAVMEKIDALSHLAPLHNPNSLTAIKQCRRELPNIPNIAVFDTSFHHSLPAKSSTYPLPKAYRDAGIRKYGFHGTSVEFVADKAAKILRTRKESQSYNIIVCHLGSGASVTAVSGQKSVETSMGFSPLAGLMMSTRSGSVDPAIVSYAVENLGKSADEVLLDLNKNSGLKGMMQGAERSMVRLLEKKREGDQDAMLAVEMFVYRLAQYIAASAVAFQGCLDALVFTAGIGRNSAHIRRRCLEQLKPLISIEITNDLNAENGKTTNGVLSPLDVWPVCLVVESNEELAIAKKCDHVLSDL from the exons ATGCAGTGCTTTATAGTTGTGAACGCGGGCTCATCCTCGTTGAAGCTTgcaattttggaagaagaaaagcaactTGCCGGGTTTTCTGCGGAGCATCTCAACTCGAAAGAATCCAAAATCACTGCTTTCGTTTCCCCGTCATACAAAGACACAAAGTACATAGCAAACTTGAACTATGAGGAATCTTTAAGGCAAATTTTTGAAATCATCAAAGCAGAAAAAAAGGAAGTGTTAAGGAGAATTACGGCCGTGGGTCATAGAATAGTTCACGGGGGAGAACACTTTACTCAAGCTGTGGTGGTCGATAAAGCAGTCATGGAAAAGATTGATGCCCTCTCCCATCTAGCCCCGCT TCACAATCCAAACAGCCTCACGGCTATAAAGCAGTGCAGACGAGAGCTCCCGAACATCCCAAACATAGCCGTTTTTGACACTTCGTTTCATCATTCATTGCCGGCGAAGTCTTCAACGTATCCTCTTCCCAAGGCGTATCGCGACGCAGGGATTCGGAAATATGGCTTTCATGGTACGTCCGTGGAATTCGTCGCTGACAAAGCCGCGAAAATTCTCCGCACGCGAAAGGAGAGTCAATCCTACAACATTATTGTATGCCATCTCGGAAGTGGTGCGTCGGTGACGGCCGTAAGTGGCCAAAAGTCCGTAGAAACTTCTATGGGGTTTTCGCCGCTGGCTGGGTTGATGATGAGTACGCGATCTGGAAGCGTAGACCCTGCGATTGTGTCTTACGCTGTGGAGAACTTGGGAAAGTCCGCAGACGAAGTCTTGCTTGACCTAAACAAAAATAGCGGTCTTAAAGGAATGATGCAAGGGGCCGAAAGGTCTATGGTACGCCTCCTCGAGAAGAAACGTGAAGGAGATCAAGACGCTATGTTGGCCGTTGAAATGTTTGTCTATCGACTAGCTCAGTATATAGCAGCTAGCGCGGTAGCTTTTCAAGGTTGTCTCGATGCCCTCGTCTTCACTGCAGGAATAGGAAGAAATTCGGCCCACATCAGACGTCGATGTCTTGAACAACTCAAACCACTAATTTCGATTGAAATCACGAACGACCTCAATGCTGAAAACGGAAAGACTACAAATGGTGTGCTGAGTCCCTTGGACGTATGGCCGGTTTGCCTCGTCGTCGAAAGCAACGAAGAACTGGCGATTGCAAAAAAGTGTGACCACGTGTTATCAGATTTATAG
- a CDS encoding phosphoketolase (Probable aldehyde lyase catalyses D-Ribulose 5-phosphate+Formaldehyde <=> D-arabino-6-Hexulose 3-phosphate) has translation MNEKTSYNETKTRRKTVPSAFLMVDRYWMASNYLVVGQIYLMDKNPLLKQPLKPDHVKSRLLGHFGTCPGQNFIYVHLNRIICERKLSMFYVCGPGHGGPAMFAQTYLEGSFTERYPDISKDEEGIGKLFKQFSFPGGFPSHAAPETPGSIHEGGELGYSLSHAFGAVFDKPDLIVACVVGDGEAETGPLATSWHSNKFLNPAKDGAVLPILHLNGFKIANPVVLARIPEEELLSLFRGYGYNPVIVEGSDPAEMHPKFAAELDYAVDTILSIQKEARTHLEEGLQLRRPTWPVILLKTPKGWTGPSEVDGVKIEGSYKSHQVPVSNPSENLEHLDILEKWLRSYQPENAFDDNGKLLPELQALVPPRHLRMGSNPYTNPVISPLLLPSYEAYGVKIDKNSRGKAKASDTFTLGTYLRDVIIKNVKHKNFRIFSPDETASNRLHAVYEATNKQWMGSLNSDDDTLADHGRVIEMLSEHQCEGWLEGYLLTGGHGLLNSYEAFIHIVSSMFNQHAKWLKICKETPWRNELSSLNILLSSHVWRQDHNGKAIPTVRCWIDSDALIQSYLLQFFVGFTHQDPGFLQHVASKKPGIIRIYLPPDGNCLLSVMDHCLSSRHYVNIVVAGKHPSHQWLTPAEASEHCTEGIGIWKWASNDIGREPDIIVACAGDVPTLEALAAVSIVRKKMPEFRIRFINVVDLMKLTNTSHHPHGLSNEKFDSLFTTDKPVLFDFHAYPELVEQLIFCRSNRNFTVRGYKEEGTMSTPFDGCVMNGVDRFHLVIDICNIIEHHCRTVTEKTRWLAPYVSQDMRQLLAKHKKYIHGNGVDLEEVADWEWEC, from the exons ATGAACGAAAAGACTTCCTACAACGAGACCAAGACGCGAAGAAAAACTGTTCCATCAGCCTTTCTGATGGTGGATAGATATTGGATGGCATCCAACTACCTTGTTGTTGGACAG ATCTATTTAATGGACAAAAATCCACTATTGAAGCAGCCGCTCAAACCTGACCATGTGAAGTCGAGACTACTCGGACACTTTGGTACCTGCCCAGGTCAG AACTTTATCTACGTCCACTTAAACCGTATCATTTGTGAACGAAAACTCAGCATGTTTTACGTTTGTGGGCCCGGTCACGGCGGCCCTGCGATGTTTGCTCAAACTTACCTTGAGGGCTCGTTTACAGAGCGCTACCCTGACATATCGAAGGACGAAGAAGGTATCGGAAAATTGTTCAAGCAATTTAGTTTCCCCGGCGGATTTCCGTCACACGCGGCACCCGAGACACCTGGATCCATTCATGAAGGAGGCGAACTGGGCTACAGTTTGTCGCATGCCTTCGGCGCGGTGTTTGATAAGCCTGATTTGATTGTGGCTTGCGTCGTCGGGGATGGCGAAGCCGAGACTGGCCCTTTGGCTACGTCTTGGCACTCCAACAAATTTTTAA ATCCTGCAAAAGATGGAGCCGTTTTACCAATCCTTCATCTCAATGGTTTTAAGATTGCGAATCCGGTCGTTTTAGCTCGCATACCAGAGGAAGAGttgctttctctttttcgaGGCTATGGGTACAACCCAGTCATTGTCGAGGGTTCTGATCCGGCGGAGATGCATCCAAAATTCGCGGCAGAGCTAGACTATGCCGTGGACACTATTCTATCGATACAGAAGGAAGCACGAACTCATTTAGAAGAGGGGCTCCAGCTTCGACGACCGACATGGCCAGTAATTCTTCTAAAAACTCCGAAAGGCTGGACAGGACCAAGTGAAGTTGATGGCGTCAAGATCGAAGGGTCTTACAAATCCCACCAAGTCCCTGTCTCAAATCCCTCAGAAAATTTAGAGCACTTagatattttggaaaaatgGTTAAGGAGTTATCAGCCAGAAAATGCATTCGACGACAATGGGAAATTGCTCCCCGAGCTACAAGCACTGGTTCCTCCACGACATCTCCGAATGGGATCCAACCCCTATACGAACCCAGTTATTTCCCCCCTTCTCTTACCCAGTTACGAAGCGTATGGGGTAAAGATTGACAAAAATTCACGCGGGAAAGCGAAAGCCTCCGATACTTTTACCTTAGGAACATATTTGCGCGATGTGATCATCAAGAATGTTAAGCACAAGAACTTTCGAATTTTTTCGC CCGATGAAACTGCGTCAAATCGCCTTCATGCAGTGTATGAAGCCACCAACAAGCAATGGATGGGCTCGCTGAATAGCGACGATGATACTCTTGCTGACCACGGACGTGTGATAGAAATGCTCTCCGAACATCAATGCGAAGGATGGTTGGAAGGATATCTACTCACTGGAGGTCATGGCCTCTTGAATTCATATGAAGCTTTTATCCACATAGTAAGCTCCATGTTTAACCAGCATGCGAAGTGGCTGAAAATCTGCAAAGAAACTCCGTGGAGAAACGAGCTCTCAAGCCTTAATATTCTCCTTTCGTCGCACGTTTGGCGTCAGGATCACAATGGTAAGGCAATTCCTACTGTTCGGTGTTGGATCGATTCGGATGCTCTTATCCAGTCTTATCTCCTTCAATTTTTCGTAGGATTTACACACCAAGATCCGGGATTCTTGCAGCATGTGGCTAGTAAGAAACCCGGGATAATTCGTATTTATCTGCCACCGGATGGGAACTGTCTTCTATCGGTCATGGACCATTGTCTCTCCTCGAGACACTACGTCAACATCGTGGTAGCCGGCAAACATCCCTCCCATCAATGGCTTACGCCTGCAGAAGCGAGTGAGCACTGCACAGAGGGAATTGGTATTTGGAAGTGGGCATCAAATGATATAGGTCGTGAACCTGACATAATTGTTGCTTGTGCGGGTGACGTTCCGACGCTAGAAGCTCTTGCCGCGGTGTCTATTGTTCGTAAAAAAATGCCAGAGTTCCGTATTCGATTTATCAATGTCGTCGATCTCATGAAATTAACCAACACGAGTCATCACCCGCATGGATTGAGCAATGAAAAGTTTGATTCGCTTTTTACAACTGACAAACCAGTTTTGTTCGATTTTCATGCTTATCCAGAGCTGGTAGAACAGCTAATATTTTGTAGATCGAACAGAAATTTCACTGTTCGAGGATACAAGGAAGAAGGAACGATGAGTACACCGTTCGATGGATGTGTGATGAACGGAGTTGATCGCTTCCATCTGGTAATTGATATATGCAATATAATTGAGCACCATTGCAGGACGGTGACCGAAAAAACCCGTTGGCTTGCACCTTACGTCAGTCAAGACATGAGACAGCTCCTTGCCAAACACAAAAAGTATATCCATGGCAACGGTGTTGATTTGGAAGAGGTGGCTGACTGGGAGTGGGAATGCTAA